The following coding sequences are from one Penaeus monodon isolate SGIC_2016 chromosome 21, NSTDA_Pmon_1, whole genome shotgun sequence window:
- the LOC119586125 gene encoding uncharacterized protein LOC119586125, with translation MKFLLCLAVVVVVVSAQRLPTREDLEAACGDFLGNGCLSRVRRCRNIRRSSVDAESNKDIVLACARENNIRPLDIMAALRSSEGRQEIFDKLDASRQTIDEMRLCVLRSKGLADENGNINGEQMSAQIEKKLRANLAGSPDVLDVMLNALANCTLPATVSDVPAFRKCLAVECIQNLPSGN, from the exons ATGAAGTTCTTGCTCTGCCTCGCCGTTGTCGTGGTGGTCGTCTCCGCTCAGCGGCTGCCGACCAGAGAAGACTTAG AGGCCGCATGCGGAGACTTCCTCGGAAACGGATGTCTCTCCCGCGTGCGCCGCTGCCGCAACATCCGCCGCAGCTCCGTAGACGCGGAATCCAACAAGGACATCGTCTTGGCATGCGCCCGCGAGAACAACATTCGGCCTCTCGACATCATGGCCGCCTTAAGGTCTTCGGAAGGAAGGCAAGAGATCTTCGACAAACTCGACGCGTCCCGACAAACCATCGACGAGATGCGCCTCTGCGTCCTGCGTTCCAAGGGACTG GCTGACGAAAATGGCAACATAAACGGTGAACAGATGAGCGCACAGATCGAAAAGAAATTGCGCGCCAATCTGGCAGGATCTCCCGACGTCTTGGATGTCATGTTGAATGCACTTGCAAACTGCACTCTTCCCGCCACTGTCTCG GATGTCCCCGCCTTCCGCAAGTGCCTGGCAGTCGAATGCATCCAGAACCTGCCATCCGGGAACTAG
- the LOC119586126 gene encoding uncharacterized protein LOC119586126 — protein MKVVLCLAVLVAVVSAQRLPPSEDLEAACGNLERRECLSRVRRCRNIRRGSEDAQANRDTILTCARENNIRPLEIAAAMRAAGGKEEIFDQLDATQETIDNLRICVLRSKGLADENGNINGELMSAQIEEKLRANLEGSPDVLDVMLNALATCTLPVTVSDVPDFRNCLSSNCIQNFPSGN, from the exons ATGAAGGTCGTACTCTGCCTCGCCGTTCTCGTGGCGGTCGTCTCCGCTCAGCGTCTGCCGCCAAGCGAGGACTTGG aGGCCGCGTGCGGGAACCTCGAGCGCAGGGAGTGTCTCTCCCGCGTGCGCCGCTGCCGCAACATCCGCCGCGGCTCCGAGGACGCCCAGGCCAACAGAGACACCATCCTGACATGCGCCCGCGAGAACAACATTCGGCCTCTGGAGATCGCGGCCGCCATGAGGGCCGCGGGCGGGAAGGAGGAGATCTTCGACCAGCTGGACGCGACCCAGGAAACCATCGACAACTTGCGTATCTGCGTCCTGCGTTCCAAGGGCCTG GCTGACGAAAATGGCAACATAAACGGTGAACTGATGAGCGCACAGATCGAAGAGAAATTGCGCGCCAATCTGGAAGGATCTCCCGACGTCTTGGATGTCATGTTGAATGCACTTGCAACCTGCACTCTGCCAGTCACGGTTTCG GATGTCCCCGACTTCCGCAACTGCCTGTCAAGCAACTGCATCCAGAACTTCCCATCCGGGAACTAG